The genomic DNA ATGTAGAATGAATCTCCTTCTTACCTTTGCATCTAGCAGTAGTTCAGGAGCTCTATACCATAGTGTCACTACTATAGGCATGTACTGTTTGAGAGGGGAACCATACTCCCTAGCTAGTCCAAAATCACCCACTTTGAGAACACCTTAGCAACAGGTCTTCAGATCACGATGAAGTATCCAATTGTCATGGAGATGACGTACAGCCTGTAGTAACTGACGTAGAAGACATTTCACTTCACCTACATGGATATCATagataatatcaatatatgcaTGAACACTCATTTCATAAGACAGTACTGCTAAAAATTTTGTTTCTGAAACAAAGTTGAACAAAAGAAGTGACGGGAAAAGGACAATGTGATttaaactgtaaatattttgatattattccccaatatttttctttgttcatcaaaggaaatatgagtgactCAAGAGACCcatgtcactacaagtcgctggatgagtagtgacaacccttaggtcacgagtattttcatggtgaatgaagaaaagaaTTTGGGgaattataccattgccagtaaaTATCAAAAAGAAATCGGGGAAAGAAATGGCAATTTTtagtgttttgactcatatttcaaacacagcagaactgaTGACAgccattgtcgtgacatagatgtgcattgtcatgatgtagaatgacaagagtaaatattccatattttttattgaacTTCATTCATGCATACTATTGAAtagtacaataaataaattaattgttGAATGAATTAACTGCAATGCGGCgacaatattacaatgaattaatacttaaaTAATGTAATCTCTATATATCTTAAACTTAATTAACAATAGAGTTGATCAGTATCAAACACACAGTATTGCAATTCAATCAACCAGCGATCTGTAATTAATATACCAGTAGACAATTGATTTCCCAAGATTAAATAGATGAGATACTATACAATGAATTCAGAGTTTAGTTCATCAATATTCCCCTATGACGTTTGCCAATCAATTCAATTAGTCTGAAGTGATTGATTCGTCAATTAATTTCACAATGTACACAATTGGATTTAAATGTTAGAAAAACTAAATAAGCACCCAATAATAAGAAGTTATCTCGCTTAGAAAATTACCTTAATTAATTGAGAATCaagttaactacatgtatacttattCAATAATCTCAGAAAGAATATCCTACCAACACACTATCTCATGTTCACTGACCCCATAGCCCCACGTTGGGCGCCATCTTGAACTCTCGACCATATGAGTATTTGTAGACTACTTTGCCAAGTTACTGAGTAGAAACTCAACAGCAACACCACTAGCCCGTAGACGACCTTTTAGCTATCCATGTATCAATGAGCCATTACCAAAATCACTCTGGAAAGTTGTACCGCACTAGACAACTCATTGGCTATGTAGTCAGTCTTCTATTTGTATCTAGTTCATCACTTTCGAACGTACCGCCATGCGTCGAAGGTTGTCCGCTGTCTGACGTCACTCACTACCCGCTACATACCCGCCCAGTTCAGAGTTCAGCCTCGACTCCAAGTTCAACAGCGCCACCAGTGGCCAAAATCAAAGTATTAGTGCATCTAATTTTTATCtcgttacacacacacacacacacacacacacacacctacatacgtacgtacatacatacatacatacatacataaatacatacatacatacataaatacatacatacatacatacatacatacatacatacatacagatatacatttatacatacatacatacacacacaccacaggcatttgtttcccgagttatgtctcagtctcagaatgtttctatcagaatagaataaaatgacgataatatcgttactacattttgtatatatgaaaggggtaaaattacatttgtttctgtgatcgcgcaggttcactcactgcgaaagaagacacgtgtcttctttcgcagtgagtgaacctgcgcgatcacagaaacaaatgtaattttacccctttcatataatATAGTTGGTTAagtacgtcaatattaacgatattatcgacattttattctattctgatagaaacattctgagacataactcgggaaacaaatgcctgtggttcgtacccattcggaagacttcgaatctgatgacgaaagtgtgaagctatcatcatatttacattgagcgtagaggtcaacttttgaaagtgaatatgaatatgatggtaggtAGCTTCACACTCATCGTGTGAACGGCATGCATTTGGAACAATGCCCTCTGTGCTAGATATTGGTCAGTGTCTCTCCTCCCCCGTATAGCGCCCTCTGTCAAATATTGGTCAGTATCTCTCAGGTCTGTACATTCCAGTATGGGTAGGAATGTAGGCAAGGTTAAATGATAATATGGCTTaacacaattttacaatttaaaagGTAGCTTGCTTTCTCTAACCACAGGTATCATTAGTATAGAGCCCATTTCACAGATTTTAAGAGATAAGCAAAACATTAACGGGTATGGTTTCgaagtgttaataggggcattacaagcttGGTAATCATCTttggtagtttgcaaaggtttcttttgttcaaacaaagGCTGAACATTACCGAGAATTCCATGATTTGCTCTTTGGGAATCATCGGTGTTGCTGTGGCAAGCAAAGATCGATGGTTCCCAAAGATCAGAGAAGAGCAAATCatggaattctcggtaaccttcagCATGTTTGAACAAATGAGAcccttgcaaactaccagagacgattactGAGCTTGTAatccccctaataacacctatGCCTAATAGCAActcttgttatgtttctatcttgtctgtgattccccttatgggaggtaaaaatccACAATTTTGTGCCCTGGGTGACTCTGTTCTGATTTTAAACACATTGTGCTTAGATACACACAGTTACATAAATATAATTCTGTCCAAATATTAAGTATAACttcatgtagtctagttccagacATACCGTATTCCGTACTACATTAACTTCACACTTACACTGTCTAGTCAAGGCCGTGACTCAAGGCATTAATTGTGGTTCAACTCCATGGTGAGCGAAGAGCAATTGATAGGCAGTCCTCAtctctcattaatattcatttgatacagctgttttgactatgtccaatgtccaaccaggactctaCCTCCAGTcagtttaaactaaaatcacatggggacgtgacaacatcatcatgtttatatgaatgctgtaggTGGGAGCATAGAATTCTGTGCGAGTGTCATTGACTTGACTAGACGATAATAGTGTGAAGTTGATGTAGTACggaatacggtccatcaggaactagactaaatttCATGCAAATTCTTGTCAAACTCAAACATCCTAAAACAACTTCACTATATGGTTTGGTTTCACTTGAAATGTAAGGCTGAAATGTGGATATAGATCAAGATTCCATCTAGTccgtaaggtatgccatgatggggcgccctcacacatcagtcaagaGAGAGGATGCCGGTGACGGTAGAGAGACACAAAGTATACAGTCTAGATTCCATCATCCAGCAATGGTTGTTATGGTTACCATTCCATACTGCTTTCAGTTTACAACAATTTAGGTGTGATCATTGGTTTCATTATAAAATCTGCACTGGCTGCAAGTgggatattttttaaaatctaactaTGGCAGTCTCTGATTAGAAGATTTTATTTACTACAATTTGGCTGTGgtcatttgtttcattttaaatctAACTCTGAAACTGTCTCGAGGTAGATCATGATCCCAGCATCCAGCAATAATCATTCTTGCTGCCATTCTACCAATTTCATCAGCACAGCATGCCGCCGTACCATTACCACCAGTAGTTATTCCTAGTGTTGGTGTAACCATATCACAATACAGTTGTCCTGTAGGTGTATTTGTTGTGACACAACATTCCGTTTTTGTTGATACTGGTTTCACATCtgtaaaatacagaaaatattgaatattaggcctaataaaaaaagttgtttggtttcggttacttgacctcacctagtttttcacggtgaccctaaactttttttatgtattcgagaacaaaaatatacaattgccaaaattgtgaagtctcgcaagaaatagtggatgcggaaactgaaatcaacttaaaaagacaatataaaactgttcatcaAATCTTAATattgactgtacatctgatgagaagaaatcaataacacagagaccatatggaaaacaacggaaaacataactaactgagctagacactcacatgaaaaaaaaatttaaaatcaaaataaaaaatctacctacacctattctaaaattgaatgtaatcagaaccacacaatacttttttttttacgccttatgCATTCAACAGCATCTTTGCCTTTTGAAACACCCCTGCAAATTTTAGCCTCATCCATcaagtactttgtgagatataagtttttagacctcatttgcatatcattaataaGATCATCATGTCCTGCAGGTTGAACAATAAATCTAGGAGAGGTTGACATGCAGATTTATCACCCTCTGTCTTATAGTCACATGACTGTCCTTATATGGAAGACTGAGAAGTGGTCCTAACCTTTGACCAGGTCAAACAATAAATTTAGGAGAGGTTGACATGCAGATTTATCACCCTCTGTCTTATAGTCACATGACTGTCCTTATATGGAAGACTGAGAAGTGGTCCTAACCTTTGACCAGGTCAAACAATAATTCCAGGAGAGGTTGACATGCAGATTTATCACCCTCTGTCTTATACCAATCAGCAACCTCAGCGGCAGTGTGAAGTTCTCTTTCAAAGTCTGCACCATGTCCAATCTTTAAGTAGTATTTTCCTAAAGAACCAAAAAGtatataaaacattaaaaagaatgtgtgaaatgtttctttgtaattattttgttactgtatgtacaatCACTACAAgaaaagtccaatttacccacctttacccaacctttaccctacctgtgacccacctaacaaTCATTTCTGTCCATGGGTAGTATGAGatgcagtaccacttttgactgtctacagcccccCAGGTGCGAGATCACagtgggtaaattaagtcaaagatgGAACTCcatctcatactcaccacatttacacatcctctgctcaagatttaccTCGGGTatggtggaaagacatggtcaaatatgacttttcataTAGTGTATAATAAACATTTGATACTTTTTGCATTTAATTGAGTTTATACAAACAAggtatatattatttcaaattgttttttcaagtagaaaaacatagtaaagttgttttataaataaataaataaataaataaataaaataaataaatgaataaacaaacaaaacaaaacaaataaaacagcaATAACAGTCTTTCaggtttttgtgtgttttaacATATTTAGGAAAAAATATTGAGTAAATAATTGGTACTTCATAATATATACAACATCATGATATTTACTTTTCTCATTTCTAAAAGTTATCCATCATAAATGTGTTGTTAAATTCTgtggaaaacaacaaaattataaatACCATCTGGGTACTTGATAGGAGGCAAGATATAGGCATCAATTCTGTTGTCAGTGTTATTTCGTTTTAGAGTCACACAGGGCATGTTTCTTAATCTCCTTGCATCTTCATTGGTCAGTTCAGCAAATGCAACTGTCTGTGTTATGAGAGCAACATCTAGTTCCTTTCCATGTGGTAGCAGGTCTCTGAATCCTGTGAAAGCTCCAGTTGTCAGAAGCACTCTCCTGGCATAGATGACTTGACCTTTGGCTGTTGTCACCTTCATACATCGGGAACCATCTGAGTGGTTAGTTTCAGTCACCTGATCCACTACATCATCGATGATGTCACAGCCCTGTAGATGTGCAGCAGTTTGTTGTGCCAAAATCTGTGCTCTGGGACTAACATGACCAGcttctttcatttcaacaaaaccGACATCATTTTCTTTTATTGACATAAAGGAATATGGATTTGTTGATTCATCTTTTTTAAGAAACAGTAATTTCTTATTCCCCATCTTAGCACTTTCAACACACTTTTTCATGTATGGGTCATCTGGTTGAGTGATAAGTGCTACACCAACTTCGCTGAAGAATGATACACCTAGAAATTAGAAAAAGAATTATGAcaattgaagaaaaaatggaaaaagatAATGGACAAGATGGCATTATTATTAATATGGTAATTTATTCATCatgaaaaatatttaatttcttttgCACTGACAAgaactatgacagaaccccacgACACATGAGTACAAGTGTGGTTT from Glandiceps talaboti chromosome 22, keGlaTala1.1, whole genome shotgun sequence includes the following:
- the LOC144452309 gene encoding uncharacterized protein LOC144452309, which codes for MTSKEAYIHDICIVGAGLMGSAAARHATLITPDSKICLVGPKEPKEKSQYSHGIYGAHYDEGRITGSTEPNPIWVKLIQRSIARYRELEQRTGVSFFSEVGVALITQPDDPYMKKCVESAKMGNKKLLFLKKDESTNPYSFMSIKENDVGFVEMKEAGHVSPRAQILAQQTAAHLQGCDIIDDVVDQVTETNHSDGSRCMKVTTAKGQVIYARRVLLTTGAFTGFRDLLPHGKELDVALITQTVAFAELTNEDARRLRNMPCVTLKRNNTDNRIDAYILPPIKYPDGKYYLKIGHGADFERELHTAAEVADWYKTEGDKSACQPLLELLFDLVKDVKPVSTKTECCVTTNTPTGQLYCDMVTPTLGITTGGNGTAACCADEIGRMAARMIIAGCWDHDLPRDSFRVRFKMKQMTTAKL